GTCCGCGGACCAGAAATCAGGCCCCGGGGCCTCGTAGCGGGCCAGCACTTCGAGACTGTCGTCACCGGGTTCGAACTGCGAGGGCCACCAGACCGGCAGGGCCGCCTCGTACTCTGCGCCGCCCTCGCTCAGGGTGCACCGCAGATGCCCGCTGAAATTGGGGAGGCGTTTCTTTGCCGCCTTGCGCGACCAGGAGCACAGATCCAGAAACGGCGCACCTCGCTCCGAGCCAAGCGCCAGACCCGCGCCTCCGCAAAAACCGAGATATTTACCGCCGCCGCGCACATGCTCGCGGATGGCCTCGCGGCCGTCTTCGCCCAGGGCCAGGGACTTGAGCTTGGCCCAGCCTCCCGGAACGATCAGCGTCGAAGGTCCAAGGCCGCGCAAGGCCCCGGCGCGGACCTGTTCGGCCTTGAGCAGGGTCACGGGGACGCGCAGGGCATGCAGCGCGCGGTGGAGGAGCAGGCCCCACAGGTGCGATTCGTCCCACAGCAGGACCAGAGGCGGGCAGTGTCGATGCATGTTTGTCGGCCTAGCAGGAAGCTTTGTGGCGGGCAAGTCGGGCTTGATTTTTGGGGTCTGCCCCAGTACTCATTTTTGTTTCTGCAGCGCCGGGCATTCCGGCGCTTTTTTGCCGCAAACAGCTCATTATCCGGAGTTCATCATATGGCCAACGAGACGCTTTCCAAGGGATACGAACCAGCCGACGTGGAAGAACGGTGGCTTGAGTACTGGAAGACGCACCAGAGCTTCACCCCCGACGCGTTCAAGGCCGCGTCGACGCCCACGGACAACTACTCCATCGTCATCCCGCCGCCCAACGTCACGGGGGCTCTGCACATGGGGCATGCCTTGAACCTCACCCTGCAAGACATCATGTGCCGTTACATGCGCCAGCGGGGCAAGACCGTGCTCTGGGTGCCGGGCACGGACCATGCGGGCATCGCCACCCAGAACGTGGTCGAAAGGAAACTCCTGGCCGAGGGCAAGAAGCGCGAAGACCTGGGCCGCGAGGAATTCATCAATCGCGTCTGGGAATGGAAAGAAGACTACGGCGGACGAATTCTCAATCAGATCAGACGTATGGGCGCGAGCGTTGACTGGAGCCGGGAGCGCTTCACCATGGACGAGGGCCTGTCCAAAGCCGTGCGCGAGGTTTTCGTTTCTCTTTACGAGCAGGGGCTTGTCTATCGCGGCAAATACATCATCAACTGGTGCACCCGCTGCCACACGGCTCTGGCCGACGACGAGGTCGAATACGCCCCGGCCAAGTCCACCCTCTATCATCTGAGCTATCCTCTCGAAGACGGCTCCGGTTCCGTGACCGTGGCCACGGTGCGGCCCGAGACCATGCTCGGCGACACGGCCGTGGCCGTGCATCCCGAAGACGAGCGCTATCAGTCCATGATCGGCAAGCACGTCATCCTGCCGCTGGTGGGTCGCCGCATCCCGATCATCGCCGACGCCTATGTGGACCGCGAGTTCGGCACCGGCTGCCTCAAGATCACCCCGGCCCACGACATGAACGACTGGGAGATGGGTCGCAAATACGGGCTCGAAGCCATCAGCGTCATCGACGACAAGGGCTGCATGAACGACAATGCGCCCGAGGCATATCGGGGCATGAGCGCCGCCGACTGCCGCACGCTCATTGTCAAGGACCTGCGTGCCTGCGGATCACTCACGGCCGAGGAGCCCTACGAAAACAAGGTCAACCAGTGCTATCGCTGCAAGACCACCATCGAGCCCTTCGTGTCCGAGCAGTGGTTCGTGTCCGTCAAGCCGCTGGCCGAAAAGGCGAGGGCGGCGGTGGAGGACGGCCGCACGACCATCTGGCCCGCGCAGTGGAACAAGACCTATTTCAACTGGCTCGACAACATCCGCGACTGGTGCATCTCGCGCCAGCTGTGGTGGGGGCACCGCATCCCGGTCTGGACCTGTCAGGACTGTGGGGAGGTCATCGTCGCCCGCCAGGATCCCACGGCCTGCAAGTGCGGCAGCGCCAATCTGGTGCAGGACGAAGACGTGCTCGACACCTGGTTCTCCTCCGCCCTGTGGCCGTTCTCGACCATGGGCTGGCCGGAGCAGACCAATGAGCTCAAGGCCTTCTACCCGACGTCCCTTCTGGTCACGGGT
This DNA window, taken from Desulfomicrobium sp. ZS1, encodes the following:
- a CDS encoding valine--tRNA ligase, encoding MANETLSKGYEPADVEERWLEYWKTHQSFTPDAFKAASTPTDNYSIVIPPPNVTGALHMGHALNLTLQDIMCRYMRQRGKTVLWVPGTDHAGIATQNVVERKLLAEGKKREDLGREEFINRVWEWKEDYGGRILNQIRRMGASVDWSRERFTMDEGLSKAVREVFVSLYEQGLVYRGKYIINWCTRCHTALADDEVEYAPAKSTLYHLSYPLEDGSGSVTVATVRPETMLGDTAVAVHPEDERYQSMIGKHVILPLVGRRIPIIADAYVDREFGTGCLKITPAHDMNDWEMGRKYGLEAISVIDDKGCMNDNAPEAYRGMSAADCRTLIVKDLRACGSLTAEEPYENKVNQCYRCKTTIEPFVSEQWFVSVKPLAEKARAAVEDGRTTIWPAQWNKTYFNWLDNIRDWCISRQLWWGHRIPVWTCQDCGEVIVARQDPTACKCGSANLVQDEDVLDTWFSSALWPFSTMGWPEQTNELKAFYPTSLLVTGFDILFFWVARMMMMGLQFMDNVPFKDVYIHALVRDEHGKKMSKSTGNVINPLEMIDKYGCDSLRFTLTSFAAMGRDIKLSEARIEGYRHFINKIWNAARFALMHVDGSEPEFDPGKLSGLHHKWILHRLEMLKKEHAVQIEGYRFNEAAQGLYGFVWREFCDWYLELIKPELYGEDEAAKAAARSCLKHVLSEIMIIAHPVIPFVTQEIWSCIPSLDAESLAVRPYPKVRPVCEDEGAVRDMEFLQGVIVAVRNIRSELGVAPGVPLAVLMRAGSDDQAFLMAHETEIAALARVGTLTVGADIEAPKGCASAVVRGCELYVPLEGVVDFVAELARLDKELGKISKELDFVTKKLGNESFVSKAPEDVVAKEKAKAADFAEKKATLEQLRAKVQEFVG